One Vibrio campbellii CAIM 519 = NBRC 15631 = ATCC 25920 genomic window carries:
- the zapG gene encoding Z-ring associated protein ZapG — protein sequence MPWIYAIVGLLVGTIVGVVISRLTTPEYKKQKSVQKELEAAKFELEQQRQELVDHFAQTAEMLDTLGKDYTKLYQHMAKTSSELLPNLPEQDNPFDKKTAMSTESIEEDQSDVSEQPKDYANGATGLLKDQEKEIIDAPEAVTAKAS from the coding sequence ATGCCTTGGATTTATGCCATTGTGGGTTTACTGGTCGGTACAATCGTTGGCGTAGTCATTAGTCGACTAACCACCCCCGAATACAAAAAACAAAAGTCTGTGCAAAAAGAACTCGAAGCAGCCAAATTTGAACTAGAGCAACAACGTCAAGAGCTCGTCGATCACTTTGCACAAACTGCAGAAATGTTGGATACCTTGGGTAAAGATTACACTAAGCTATACCAGCATATGGCGAAAACGTCTTCAGAACTTCTACCCAACTTGCCTGAGCAAGATAATCCGTTTGATAAGAAGACAGCAATGTCGACTGAATCGATCGAAGAAGACCAGTCAGACGTCAGCGAACAACCGAAAGACTATGCCAACGGCGCAACCGGTCTTTTGAAGGATCAGGAAAAAGAAATCATCGACGCACCAGAAGCTGTCACTGCTAAAGCGTCTTAA
- a CDS encoding cytochrome c1 encodes MKKWIVILFAMLPSLAMAAGANVPLDKANVDLSDKASLQNGAKLFMNYCFGCHSTQYQRYERVATDLDIPADLMKENLIFDPEAKIGDLMVNAMPAKQAGDWFGAPPPDLTLVARVRGADWLYTYLRSFYVDPSRPFGVNNIVFPSVGMPHVLEELQGIPTPVYGTKVVDGEEVQVVVGTETNGAGELSSGEYDKAVGDLVNFLVYSGDPVQLERHALGWWAMGFLVLLTIVVVMLKKEYWRDVH; translated from the coding sequence ATGAAGAAGTGGATTGTAATTCTATTTGCTATGTTGCCGTCTCTAGCGATGGCAGCGGGTGCCAATGTACCGCTAGACAAAGCGAACGTGGACCTATCGGATAAAGCTTCGCTGCAAAACGGCGCGAAGCTATTCATGAACTATTGTTTTGGTTGTCACTCAACGCAATACCAGCGTTACGAGCGAGTAGCGACGGACTTAGACATTCCTGCTGATCTAATGAAGGAAAACCTGATTTTTGACCCTGAAGCGAAAATCGGTGACCTAATGGTGAATGCGATGCCTGCGAAGCAAGCGGGCGATTGGTTTGGTGCTCCGCCACCGGATCTAACACTGGTTGCTCGAGTTCGTGGTGCAGACTGGCTGTACACTTACCTGCGCTCTTTCTATGTTGATCCATCTCGTCCATTCGGCGTGAACAACATTGTTTTCCCAAGTGTTGGTATGCCACACGTTCTTGAAGAGCTTCAAGGTATCCCGACGCCAGTTTACGGCACTAAAGTTGTGGACGGTGAAGAAGTACAAGTGGTTGTTGGTACTGAAACTAACGGTGCGGGTGAGCTAAGCTCTGGCGAATACGACAAAGCCGTTGGTGACCTAGTGAACTTCCTAGTCTACTCCGGTGACCCAGTTCAACTTGAACGTCATGCGCTTGGTTGGTGGGCAATGGGCTTCCTAGTTCTATTAACTATCGTTGTCGTGATGCTCAAGAAAGAGTATTGGCGTGATGTGCATTAA
- the degS gene encoding outer membrane-stress sensor serine endopeptidase DegS codes for MLSFLLRSVFLGLATAVIVLLAVPSLRSNVIPTALVDPQPSNIASLEVSFNQAVRKAAPAVVNIYSRKYVENDRSKLSTQGLGSGVIVSEKGYIITNYHVVAQADQIVVALQDGRVAAAQLVGTDKRTDIAILRVEGSNLPVIPLNPEYKPRVGDVVLAIGNPYNLGQTTTFGIISATGRSSISDGRQAFIQTDAAINEGNSGGALVNTQGELVGINTASFQQATDLETYGISFAIPAPLANKIMQKIIADGRVIRGYIGIDGQDINAVTARLLGNEHIGGIVVLGIDPNGPASDAGFEKQDIIISINGTKVQGRQSVMDIVTDLRPGTSVDVGIIRKGKEMNLKVTIAEDKQEA; via the coding sequence ATGCTTAGCTTTTTGTTACGTTCTGTCTTTTTAGGCTTAGCAACTGCCGTCATTGTATTACTCGCCGTTCCATCTTTGCGCAGCAATGTCATCCCAACCGCGCTTGTTGATCCACAACCAAGCAACATCGCGTCACTCGAGGTGTCTTTTAACCAAGCGGTAAGAAAGGCAGCGCCCGCGGTAGTGAATATCTACAGCCGTAAGTATGTGGAAAATGACCGCAGCAAGCTTTCAACTCAAGGCTTGGGCTCTGGCGTTATTGTTAGCGAAAAAGGCTACATCATTACTAACTACCACGTAGTGGCTCAAGCTGACCAAATCGTGGTTGCGCTACAAGATGGCCGCGTCGCTGCAGCTCAATTGGTTGGTACTGATAAGCGTACGGACATTGCGATCCTACGTGTCGAAGGTTCTAACCTTCCTGTTATCCCACTCAATCCAGAATACAAACCTCGAGTTGGTGATGTCGTCCTAGCAATTGGCAACCCGTACAATTTAGGTCAAACCACCACCTTCGGAATTATCTCCGCAACTGGTCGTTCGTCTATCAGTGACGGTCGCCAAGCCTTTATCCAAACCGATGCAGCAATCAACGAAGGTAACTCGGGTGGTGCTTTGGTCAACACGCAAGGTGAATTGGTAGGCATAAATACGGCTTCATTCCAACAGGCGACAGACCTTGAGACCTACGGCATCTCCTTTGCAATTCCAGCCCCTCTAGCAAACAAGATCATGCAGAAAATCATCGCAGATGGTCGTGTAATCCGAGGCTACATTGGTATTGATGGGCAAGATATTAATGCGGTAACTGCTCGCTTGTTAGGTAACGAACACATTGGTGGCATCGTGGTGTTAGGCATTGACCCGAATGGTCCTGCGAGTGATGCCGGTTTTGAGAAACAAGACATCATCATCAGTATTAACGGTACGAAAGTTCAAGGACGCCAAAGCGTGATGGACATCGTCACTGACCTACGTCCGGGCACCTCCGTCGATGTTGGCATTATCCGCAAGGGTAAAGAAATGAACTTAAAAGTCACCATCGCCGAAGACAAACAAGAAGCATAA
- a CDS encoding Do family serine endopeptidase, with amino-acid sequence MKKPLLALTVLSLSLGSIITPVTATAALPLSVDGEQLPSLAPMLEKVTPAVVSIAVEGKQVQTSRIPEQFQFFFGPEFPTEQTRERPFRGLGSGVIIDAKKGQIVTNYHVIKGADEIRVRLYDGREYDAELVGGDEMSDIALLKLEKAKDLTQIKVADSDSLRVGDFTVAIGNPFGLGQTVTSGIVSALGRSGLNVENFENFIQTDAAINSGNSGGALVNLNGELIGINTAILGPNGGNVGIGFAIPSNMMKNLTDQILEFGEVKRGMLGVQGGEVTSELAEALGYESSKGAFVSQVVPDSAADKAGLKAGDVIVSVNGKAIDTFSELRAKVATLGAGKKITLGVIRDGKQKSFDVTLGESTNVKAKAETLHEGLKGAELSNTTPSDKIQGVKVTSVAENSPAAQYQLAQDDIIIGVNRKRVKNLAELRAIVEKHKGVLAINVQRGDRTVYLVIR; translated from the coding sequence ATGAAAAAGCCATTGCTTGCGTTAACCGTTCTTTCTTTAAGCTTGGGTTCAATCATCACCCCAGTTACCGCAACCGCGGCACTTCCGCTTAGTGTGGATGGGGAACAGTTACCTAGTCTTGCCCCTATGCTCGAAAAGGTCACCCCTGCAGTTGTGAGCATTGCGGTGGAAGGGAAACAAGTGCAAACCAGCCGTATCCCGGAGCAGTTTCAGTTCTTCTTTGGCCCTGAATTCCCAACAGAGCAGACCCGAGAGCGCCCATTTAGAGGTTTAGGTTCTGGTGTCATCATTGATGCGAAAAAAGGCCAAATCGTCACAAACTACCACGTGATTAAAGGCGCGGATGAAATTCGTGTCCGCTTGTACGATGGTCGCGAGTATGACGCTGAATTAGTCGGTGGCGATGAGATGTCAGATATCGCGCTGCTTAAACTCGAAAAAGCCAAAGACCTAACACAAATTAAAGTCGCTGATTCAGACTCTCTGCGTGTAGGTGACTTTACTGTGGCTATCGGTAACCCATTTGGTTTAGGCCAAACGGTCACATCCGGTATTGTATCGGCACTTGGTCGAAGCGGCTTGAACGTCGAGAACTTTGAAAACTTCATCCAGACCGATGCCGCAATTAACAGCGGTAACTCAGGCGGCGCTTTGGTTAACCTCAACGGTGAACTGATCGGCATCAACACGGCAATTCTTGGTCCAAATGGCGGTAACGTGGGTATTGGTTTTGCAATTCCGTCCAACATGATGAAGAACTTAACCGATCAGATCTTAGAGTTCGGTGAAGTGAAACGCGGCATGCTCGGTGTTCAAGGGGGCGAAGTAACCTCAGAGCTTGCTGAAGCACTGGGTTATGAGTCAAGCAAAGGCGCTTTCGTCAGCCAAGTGGTACCCGACAGCGCGGCAGATAAAGCAGGCCTGAAAGCAGGTGACGTGATTGTTTCTGTGAACGGTAAAGCGATTGATACCTTCTCTGAGCTTCGTGCAAAAGTCGCAACGCTTGGTGCTGGTAAAAAAATCACACTTGGAGTGATCCGCGATGGTAAGCAAAAATCTTTCGATGTAACGTTAGGTGAATCAACGAATGTGAAAGCGAAAGCGGAAACACTGCATGAAGGCCTAAAAGGTGCAGAGCTAAGTAACACCACGCCAAGTGACAAGATCCAAGGTGTGAAGGTCACTAGCGTTGCGGAGAACTCTCCTGCAGCTCAATACCAGCTAGCACAAGATGACATCATTATTGGTGTGAACCGTAAACGCGTGAAGAACCTTGCCGAACTGCGTGCGATTGTTGAAAAGCACAAAGGTGTGCTGGCAATCAATGTTCAACGTGGTGATCGCACGGTTTACTTGGTTATCCGTTAA
- the zapE gene encoding cell division protein ZapE — translation MTPLQRYQQDIAEHGFQRDEAQYNAVVALDKLYHAIAEFQSAPIPQLSTWQKLLGKKPEMPEPPKGLYFWGGVGRGKTYLMDAFFDALPTEKKMRVHFHRFMYRVHDELKRLGEVENPLSKIADLFKKEADIVCFDEFFVSDITDAMILATLLQEMFKRQMILVATSNIEPENLYRNGLQRARFLPAINMIVQRCDVLNVDSGVDYRLRTLQQAEIYHYPLDERASVNLNNYYHQLIGERKVAASSIEINHREVAVIEASDGVLHASFEQLCQTPRSQNDYIELSRIYHTVLLADVKQMDRKIDDAARRFIALVDEFYERNVKLIISAEVAMESLYTQGQLEFEFKRCLSRLTEMQSHEYLAREHLA, via the coding sequence ATGACACCATTACAACGATACCAACAAGACATAGCAGAGCATGGATTCCAGCGTGATGAAGCCCAATATAACGCTGTCGTTGCTTTAGATAAACTCTACCATGCGATTGCAGAATTTCAGTCTGCACCTATTCCACAGCTTAGCACTTGGCAGAAACTTCTCGGTAAAAAGCCAGAAATGCCAGAGCCGCCAAAAGGGTTATATTTTTGGGGCGGAGTAGGGCGAGGTAAAACCTATTTAATGGATGCGTTTTTTGATGCTTTGCCGACGGAAAAAAAGATGCGAGTGCATTTTCACCGTTTTATGTATCGTGTGCACGATGAGCTCAAACGCCTTGGAGAAGTGGAAAATCCGCTCTCGAAAATCGCTGATTTATTCAAAAAAGAGGCGGATATTGTCTGTTTCGACGAGTTCTTTGTTTCGGATATTACCGATGCGATGATCTTGGCGACTTTGCTGCAAGAAATGTTTAAGCGCCAAATGATTTTGGTCGCAACCTCCAACATTGAGCCAGAAAACCTGTACCGTAATGGCTTGCAACGAGCCCGTTTCTTACCCGCGATAAATATGATCGTTCAGCGCTGTGATGTGCTCAATGTCGACAGTGGGGTGGATTACCGTTTACGCACTCTGCAACAAGCGGAAATCTATCATTACCCGCTGGATGAACGAGCCTCCGTCAACCTTAATAACTATTACCACCAACTGATTGGTGAAAGAAAAGTTGCAGCAAGCAGCATTGAAATTAACCATCGCGAAGTGGCGGTGATTGAAGCTAGTGATGGCGTGCTACATGCTTCTTTTGAGCAACTATGCCAAACGCCCCGTAGTCAGAATGACTATATTGAATTATCTCGTATCTACCACACGGTATTGCTGGCAGACGTAAAGCAGATGGATCGTAAGATAGATGATGCCGCGCGACGCTTTATTGCGTTGGTGGACGAGTTCTACGAGCGTAACGTCAAACTGATTATTTCTGCAGAAGTGGCGATGGAATCCCTTTATACGCAAGGGCAGTTGGAATTTGAGTTTAAACGTTGTCTGTCTCGATTGACCGAGATGCAAAGCCACGAATACCTCGCTAGAGAGCATCTGGCGTAA
- the sspA gene encoding stringent starvation protein SspA, translating to MAVAANKRSVMTLFSSASDLYSHQVRIVLAEKGVSVEVELVDEANLPAELVELNPYKSVPTLVDRELALYDSKIIMEYLDERFPHPPLMPVYPVARGNSRLMMYRIERNWYSLAEKVVKGNAEESEKARTKLRNDLLTLAPIFAEYEYFMSEEFSLIDCYLAPLLWRLPQLGIELVGPGSKEIKVYMNRVFERDSFLASLTEAEREMRLVR from the coding sequence ATGGCTGTAGCTGCCAATAAACGTTCTGTGATGACTCTTTTCTCAAGTGCATCAGATTTGTATAGCCATCAGGTTCGCATCGTACTAGCTGAAAAAGGCGTAAGTGTTGAAGTTGAGCTTGTTGATGAAGCTAACCTTCCTGCTGAGCTTGTTGAATTAAACCCATACAAATCAGTGCCAACTCTTGTTGACCGTGAGCTAGCTCTTTACGATTCAAAAATCATCATGGAGTATCTGGACGAGCGTTTCCCTCATCCACCTCTAATGCCTGTTTACCCAGTTGCTCGTGGTAACAGCCGTCTGATGATGTACCGTATTGAACGCAACTGGTACTCACTCGCTGAAAAAGTTGTTAAGGGTAACGCTGAAGAATCAGAAAAAGCACGTACCAAACTACGTAATGATCTTCTGACTCTTGCACCAATCTTTGCTGAGTACGAGTACTTCATGAGCGAAGAGTTCAGCCTAATCGATTGTTACCTAGCTCCACTATTGTGGCGTCTGCCTCAACTAGGTATCGAGCTTGTAGGCCCTGGTTCAAAAGAGATCAAAGTTTACATGAACCGCGTATTTGAACGTGATTCATTCCTTGCATCTCTAACTGAAGCTGAACGTGAAATGCGCCTAGTTCGCTAA
- the rplM gene encoding 50S ribosomal protein L13 codes for MKTFVAKPETVKRDWYVVDAEGKTLGRLASEIASRLRGKHKAEYTPHVDTGDYIIVINAEKVAVTGNKAKNKVYYRHSEFPGGLKSITFEKLIDRKPEMALELAVKGMLPRGPLGRAMYRKLKVYAGAEHNHVAQQPQVLDI; via the coding sequence ATGAAAACTTTCGTTGCTAAACCAGAAACTGTAAAACGCGACTGGTACGTTGTAGACGCAGAGGGTAAAACTCTTGGTCGTCTAGCAAGTGAAATTGCATCTCGCCTACGTGGCAAACACAAAGCTGAATACACTCCTCACGTTGACACTGGTGATTACATCATCGTTATCAACGCTGAGAAAGTTGCTGTAACTGGTAACAAAGCTAAGAACAAAGTGTACTACCGTCACTCTGAATTCCCAGGTGGTCTAAAATCTATCACTTTTGAAAAGCTGATCGATCGTAAACCTGAGATGGCTCTTGAGCTTGCAGTTAAAGGCATGCTTCCACGTGGTCCTCTAGGCCGTGCTATGTACCGTAAGCTTAAAGTTTACGCGGGCGCTGAGCACAACCATGTTGCTCAACAACCACAAGTACTAGACATCTAA
- a CDS encoding phosphoheptose isomerase, which translates to MLDSIKDSFTESIQIQIAAAEALPDAITHAAQAMVSSLLNGNKILCCGNGGSASNSQQFVSCLLNRFETERPSLPAMALTADNTTLTAVANDYHYQEIFSKQVRAFGEPGDILLAISTSGNSKNVTKAMEAAVTRDMTIIALTGKDGGEMAGLLGENDVEIRIPSHRTARIHEVHMVTLHCLCDLIDQVLFPAHEE; encoded by the coding sequence ATGCTAGACAGCATTAAAGACAGTTTTACAGAAAGTATTCAAATTCAAATTGCGGCAGCAGAAGCGCTGCCAGATGCCATCACTCACGCCGCTCAAGCAATGGTGTCGAGCCTACTCAATGGCAATAAAATCCTATGCTGTGGCAACGGTGGCAGTGCCTCGAACTCGCAACAGTTTGTCTCTTGCCTTTTGAACCGATTCGAAACTGAACGCCCTAGCCTTCCAGCGATGGCTTTAACAGCAGACAACACAACATTGACTGCGGTAGCGAACGATTACCACTACCAAGAGATCTTCTCTAAGCAAGTACGCGCATTTGGCGAACCTGGCGACATCCTTCTGGCAATTTCGACCAGCGGTAACAGCAAGAACGTCACCAAAGCAATGGAAGCGGCGGTAACACGTGACATGACCATCATTGCTCTAACAGGTAAGGATGGCGGTGAGATGGCCGGCCTACTCGGCGAGAATGATGTTGAAATTCGAATCCCATCACATCGCACAGCGCGCATTCACGAAGTACACATGGTGACACTTCACTGCCTGTGTGATCTAATCGACCAAGTACTTTTCCCAGCTCACGAAGAATAA
- a CDS encoding BON domain-containing protein — translation MIRSLVILCAALSMSGCAGLFIAGAATTANIVTDTRTTKEIWQDNNIEFEVAAIGNKAPFKGKARVVASSYNGTVVLMGQAPTQDLINEFENKAREVKGVKNIHNQIKQKEPLSVTQISNDSWITTKVKSALLTDSELNGVKVKVITEDSDVFLFGYVTPAQSERATEIARNISGVKQVVKGFQYGDEKPLEVEEPEAANSETAVTEEVTVKEIDGQAN, via the coding sequence ATGATACGTAGTCTTGTCATTTTATGTGCCGCGCTCAGCATGAGCGGCTGTGCAGGTTTGTTTATTGCAGGTGCAGCCACTACGGCTAATATCGTCACGGATACCCGTACCACCAAAGAAATTTGGCAAGACAACAACATTGAATTCGAAGTCGCAGCGATCGGGAATAAAGCACCTTTTAAAGGAAAAGCCCGCGTCGTGGCCAGCTCATACAATGGCACCGTAGTCCTAATGGGCCAAGCTCCTACTCAAGACTTGATTAACGAGTTTGAAAACAAAGCCCGTGAAGTGAAAGGTGTGAAGAACATTCACAACCAAATCAAACAAAAAGAACCTCTCAGCGTCACACAAATCAGCAACGACAGTTGGATCACAACCAAAGTGAAGTCTGCGCTGCTGACGGACAGTGAGCTCAACGGTGTGAAAGTGAAAGTCATCACCGAAGACAGCGACGTGTTCCTATTTGGTTACGTAACACCAGCACAAAGCGAGAGAGCAACAGAGATTGCACGTAATATTTCTGGCGTGAAGCAGGTCGTTAAGGGCTTCCAGTATGGCGATGAAAAGCCGTTAGAAGTAGAAGAGCCAGAAGCAGCGAACTCTGAGACGGCAGTGACAGAAGAAGTCACTGTGAAAGAAATAGATGGACAAGCAAACTAA
- the sspB gene encoding ClpXP protease specificity-enhancing factor, giving the protein MDIAKMTARRPYMLRAFYDWLVDNDLTPHLVVDATMPGVRVPVEFIQDGQIILNIAPRAVGQLELGNDAITFHARFSGRPHSVIVPVYAVQAIYARENGAGTMFEPEEAYTHIEEEGIVEEEQSPTFTTVSDESESVDSESEEEEAPRPKGRPSLRVIK; this is encoded by the coding sequence ATGGATATTGCAAAAATGACTGCTCGCCGCCCGTACATGCTTCGTGCATTTTATGATTGGCTAGTAGACAACGACTTAACTCCGCACTTGGTTGTAGATGCAACTATGCCAGGTGTGCGTGTACCAGTTGAGTTTATTCAAGATGGTCAAATCATTCTGAATATTGCTCCACGTGCTGTTGGTCAACTTGAGTTGGGTAATGATGCGATTACCTTCCATGCCCGCTTCAGTGGTCGCCCACATTCAGTGATCGTGCCTGTGTACGCTGTACAAGCGATTTACGCACGTGAGAATGGCGCTGGTACCATGTTTGAACCGGAAGAAGCGTACACTCACATTGAAGAAGAAGGCATTGTTGAAGAAGAACAATCGCCGACTTTCACTACCGTGAGTGACGAATCAGAAAGCGTGGACTCGGAGTCTGAAGAGGAAGAAGCACCTCGCCCGAAAGGCAGACCAAGCTTACGAGTTATCAAATAA
- a CDS encoding cytochrome b: protein MQALLDWVEKRIPAMNAYKKHLSEYPMPKNFNFWYLFGSLAMLVLVNQILTGIWLTMNYVPSGEGAFASVEYIMRDVDFGWLLRYMHSTGASAFFVVVYLHMFRGLIYGSYQKPRELLWIFGMLIFLVLMAEAFMGYLLPWGQMSYWGAQVIISLFGAIPVIGDDLTLWIRGDYIISGATLNRFFALHVIALPIVLLLLVVLHVLALHEVGSNNPDGIETKLPKGSMGDDYQTQFKFHDYYTKKYDIIDSIPFHPYGTVKDLVGVAGFLFLFCYVLFFNPEMGGYFLEPPNFEAANPLKTPEHIAPVWYFTPFYAILRAVPDKLLGVIFMGASIVVLFALPWLDRCKVRSYRYRSKFHLLNIFQFTIAFIALGILGALPATPLYTILSQIFSLCYFMFFVLLFFYSKNEATKPLPERVTFK from the coding sequence ATGCAAGCACTATTAGACTGGGTTGAAAAACGAATTCCCGCGATGAATGCTTACAAAAAGCATTTGTCTGAATACCCAATGCCTAAGAACTTCAACTTTTGGTACCTTTTCGGTTCTCTGGCAATGTTGGTACTGGTTAACCAAATCCTGACGGGTATTTGGCTTACGATGAACTATGTTCCTTCAGGTGAAGGCGCATTTGCTTCTGTCGAATACATCATGCGTGACGTTGATTTCGGTTGGTTGCTGCGCTACATGCACTCGACTGGTGCTTCGGCATTTTTCGTCGTTGTTTACCTACATATGTTCCGTGGTTTGATTTACGGCTCATACCAAAAGCCTCGTGAGCTACTTTGGATCTTCGGTATGTTGATCTTTTTGGTTCTGATGGCAGAAGCATTCATGGGCTACCTACTGCCATGGGGCCAGATGTCCTACTGGGGTGCTCAGGTAATCATTTCTCTGTTTGGTGCGATTCCTGTTATTGGCGACGACCTAACGCTTTGGATCCGTGGTGACTACATCATCTCTGGTGCAACGTTAAACCGCTTCTTCGCACTGCACGTTATTGCATTGCCTATCGTGCTACTTCTTCTTGTCGTACTACACGTGTTGGCGCTGCACGAAGTTGGTTCTAATAACCCGGATGGTATCGAGACTAAGCTACCAAAAGGCTCGATGGGCGACGATTACCAAACGCAATTCAAGTTCCACGATTACTACACGAAGAAATACGACATCATCGACTCTATTCCTTTCCACCCTTACGGAACGGTTAAGGACTTGGTTGGTGTCGCTGGCTTCTTGTTCTTATTCTGTTACGTGCTGTTCTTTAACCCAGAGATGGGGGGATACTTCCTTGAGCCGCCTAACTTTGAAGCTGCAAACCCACTGAAGACGCCTGAGCACATTGCTCCTGTATGGTACTTCACTCCGTTCTATGCAATCTTGCGTGCGGTTCCAGACAAACTATTGGGTGTAATCTTTATGGGGGCGTCAATCGTAGTACTGTTTGCTCTACCTTGGTTGGACCGTTGTAAAGTACGTTCATACCGTTACCGTAGCAAATTTCACCTGTTGAATATTTTTCAATTCACTATCGCCTTTATCGCTCTGGGTATTTTGGGTGCACTGCCGGCAACGCCGCTGTACACAATTCTGTCTCAGATCTTTAGCTTGTGTTACTTCATGTTCTTTGTACTGCTGTTCTTCTACAGCAAAAATGAAGCAACCAAACCATTACCAGAAAGGGTGACATTCAAATGA
- the rpsI gene encoding 30S ribosomal protein S9, with the protein MAENQYYGTGRRKSSAARVFIKPGSGNIVINKRSLDEYFGRPTSRMVVKQPLELVELTEKLDLYVTVKGGGISGQAGAIRHGITRALMEYDESLRPTLRAAGYVTRDARCVERKKVGLRKARRRPQFSKR; encoded by the coding sequence ATGGCAGAGAATCAATACTACGGCACTGGCCGTCGCAAAAGCTCAGCTGCGCGTGTTTTCATCAAACCAGGCAGCGGCAACATCGTAATCAACAAGCGTAGCCTTGATGAGTACTTCGGTCGTCCAACTTCTCGCATGGTTGTTAAACAACCTCTTGAGCTAGTTGAACTAACTGAGAAGCTAGACCTATACGTTACTGTTAAAGGTGGCGGTATTTCTGGTCAAGCAGGTGCTATCCGTCACGGTATCACTCGCGCTCTTATGGAATACGATGAGTCTCTACGTCCTACTCTACGTGCAGCTGGTTACGTTACTCGTGACGCTCGTTGCGTTGAACGTAAGAAAGTTGGTCTACGTAAAGCACGTCGTCGTCCACAGTTCTCTAAGCGTTAA
- the petA gene encoding ubiquinol-cytochrome c reductase iron-sulfur subunit has protein sequence MSNAPLNNGRRRFLTATTAVVGGLGAAAVAVPFIKSWNPSAKAKAAGAPVEVDISKIEAGQMVRVEWQGKPVWVVRRTQEVVDNLKNIDGQLRDPQSEMEQQPVYAQNEHRSIKPEYFVAVGFCTHLGCSPTYLPDTFSEQVQGVKSGFFCPCHGSKFDMAGRVFQGVPAPLNLVVPKHMYLSDTKLMIGVDEGDA, from the coding sequence ATGAGCAACGCGCCTTTAAATAACGGTCGCAGGCGTTTTCTAACCGCTACAACGGCAGTTGTTGGTGGATTAGGGGCAGCTGCCGTCGCCGTGCCTTTTATCAAATCATGGAATCCGAGTGCCAAAGCAAAAGCTGCGGGTGCACCGGTGGAAGTGGATATCAGTAAAATCGAAGCCGGTCAGATGGTTCGTGTTGAGTGGCAAGGTAAGCCTGTATGGGTTGTACGTCGCACTCAAGAAGTGGTGGATAACCTAAAGAATATCGACGGACAGCTTCGTGACCCACAATCGGAAATGGAACAACAGCCAGTTTATGCTCAGAACGAGCATCGTTCGATCAAACCTGAGTATTTCGTGGCAGTTGGCTTCTGTACTCACTTAGGCTGTTCACCAACCTATCTACCTGACACCTTCTCAGAGCAAGTACAAGGCGTTAAGTCTGGCTTCTTCTGTCCATGTCACGGCTCTAAGTTTGATATGGCTGGTCGAGTGTTCCAAGGTGTTCCTGCACCTCTGAACCTTGTGGTTCCTAAGCACATGTACTTGAGTGATACGAAGCTCATGATCGGTGTTGATGAGGGAGACGCATAA